One region of Mangifera indica cultivar Alphonso chromosome 3, CATAS_Mindica_2.1, whole genome shotgun sequence genomic DNA includes:
- the LOC123210677 gene encoding uncharacterized protein LOC123210677 isoform X2: MAETLREEEPTVVSVNTTKSKLRYPLRSAVKSKAEKVPVAESANSSASRRGRTEAPTSKSVSVLDLSGKEKAGKPPRRLSVPAKSTVGSVPKAVGNITPISETRAKRSVNAQGRSETPLSDVSRASSRKRFSALSSASYWLSQIKLSESAAKHSVSLGFFKLALEAGCEPLQRMRDELKSYARRHNLGVLGETVKELFESYNITETSEQLQVSEAFSQVPEEGTRSSDDEVHSSSSTDRTRKLKPKSLNTDATQVSTVPVSSKKEATTKKNPATGIRASLSRNSGNTRSVPETGNAKTQKKPQKPTKGKDSNKQRKKSTEEEGTVSPALSEDKVEGNKENMDSTPVEDICV; this comes from the exons ATGGCCGAGACCTTGAGAGAAGAAGAACCTACTGTTGTTAGTG TAAATACAACGAAGTCGAAGTTGAGATATCCCCTACGATCGGCGGTCAAATCGAAGGCGGAGAAGGTGCCAGTGGCTGAATCTGCGAATTCTTCTGCCAGTAGGAG gggAAGAACTGAAGCACCTACAAGTAAAAGTGTGAGTGTTCTTGATCTGTCAGGCAAGGAAAAAGCTGGTAAGCCACCTAGAAGGCTCTCTGTTCCTGCTAAGTCAACAGTGGGTTCAGTTCCAAAAGCAGTTGGCAACATCACTCCAATTTCCGAGACCAGAGCTAAGCGATCGGTTAACGCACAGGGGAGAAGTGAAACTCCTCTATCAGATGTTTCCAGAGCATCaagccgaaaaaggtttagtgCTCTGTCATCAGCATCATATTGGCTTTCGCAGATTAAACTATCCGAATCTGCTGCTAAGCACTCAGTTTCACTGGGGTTTTTCAAACTTGCCTTGGAAGCTGGATGTGAG CCTCTTCAGAGAATGCGAGATGAACTCAAATCTTATGCTCGCCGTCATAACCTGGGTGTACTGGGAGAAACTGTTAAAGAATTATTTGAGAGCTATAATATAACAGAAACTTCAGAGCAATTGCAAGTTTCTGAAGCCTTTTCACAGGTGCCTGAAGAGGGAACTCGTTCATCTGATGATGAGGTTCATAGCTCTTCTTCTACAGACAGAACAAGGAAACTAAAACCCAAGTCCTTGAACACTGATGCTACTCAAGTTTCCACCGTCCCTGTATCATCCAAAAAGGAGGCTACCACAAAGAAAAATCCTGCAACCGGTATCAGGGCATCTTTGAGTAGGAATTCTGGAAATACTAGATCAGTTCCAGAAACAGGAAATGCGAAGACACAGAAGAAACCACAGAAGCCTACTAAGGGGAAGGACAGTAATAAACAGAGAAAGAAGTCTACTGAGGAAGAAG GTACAGTTAGCCCAGCACTTTCAGAGGATAAAGTTGAAGGGAACAAAGAAAATATG GATTCGACGCCAGTGGAAGATATCTGTGTCTGA
- the LOC123210679 gene encoding ubiquitin-conjugating enzyme E2 2-like isoform X2, whose translation MLSYLGSGILSDLECSPDDTPWDGGTFKLSLQFTEDYPNKAPTVRFVSRMFHPNIYADGSICLDILQNQWSPIYDVAAILTSVQSLLCDPNPNSPANSEAARMFSENKREYNRRVREIVEQSWTAD comes from the exons ATGCTGTCATATTTGG GTTCTGGTATCTTGTCTGATTTGGAATGCAGCCCTGATGATACTCCATGGGACGGAG GCACATTCAAACTGAGTCTTCAGTTTACAGAGGATTATCCGAACAAAGCTCCAACAGTGCGATTTGTTTCGCGAATGTTTCATCCAAACA TTTATGCCGATGGAAGTATTTGTTTGGACATTTTACAAAACCAATGGAGCCCCATATATGATGTAGCTGCAATACTCACATCTGTCCAG TCATTGCTCTGTGATCCCAATCCAAACTCTCCTGCGAACTCTGAAGCTGCTCGGATGTTTAGTGAGAACAAGCGCGAGTACAACCGGAGAGTAAGGGAAATAGTGGAGCAGAGCTGGACTGCAGACTAG
- the LOC123210679 gene encoding ubiquitin-conjugating enzyme E2 2-like isoform X1 — translation MSTPARKRLMRDFKRLQQDPPAGISGAPEENNIMLWNAVIFGPDDTPWDGGTFKLSLQFTEDYPNKAPTVRFVSRMFHPNIYADGSICLDILQNQWSPIYDVAAILTSVQSLLCDPNPNSPANSEAARMFSENKREYNRRVREIVEQSWTAD, via the exons ATGTCGACTCCCGCAAGGAAAAGGCTAATGAGAGATTTTAAGAGGTTGCAACAAGATCCACCCGCTGGCATCAGTGGGGCACCCGAAGAAAACAATATTATGCTTTGGAATGCTGTCATATTTGG CCCTGATGATACTCCATGGGACGGAG GCACATTCAAACTGAGTCTTCAGTTTACAGAGGATTATCCGAACAAAGCTCCAACAGTGCGATTTGTTTCGCGAATGTTTCATCCAAACA TTTATGCCGATGGAAGTATTTGTTTGGACATTTTACAAAACCAATGGAGCCCCATATATGATGTAGCTGCAATACTCACATCTGTCCAG TCATTGCTCTGTGATCCCAATCCAAACTCTCCTGCGAACTCTGAAGCTGCTCGGATGTTTAGTGAGAACAAGCGCGAGTACAACCGGAGAGTAAGGGAAATAGTGGAGCAGAGCTGGACTGCAGACTAG
- the LOC123210677 gene encoding uncharacterized protein LOC123210677 isoform X1 — protein sequence MAETLREEEPTVVSVNTTKSKLRYPLRSAVKSKAEKVPVAESANSSASRRGRTEAPTSKSVSVLDLSGKEKAGKPPRRLSVPAKSTVGSVPKAVGNITPISETRAKRSVNAQGRSETPLSDVSRASSRKRFSALSSASYWLSQIKLSESAAKHSVSLGFFKLALEAGCEPLQRMRDELKSYARRHNLGVLGETVKELFESYNITETSEQLQVSEAFSQVPEEGTRSSDDEVHSSSSTDRTRKLKPKSLNTDATQVSTVPVSSKKEATTKKNPATGIRASLSRNSGNTRSVPETGNAKTQKKPQKPTKGKDSNKQRKKSTEEEGTVSPALSEDKVEGNKENMCRIRRQWKISVSD from the exons ATGGCCGAGACCTTGAGAGAAGAAGAACCTACTGTTGTTAGTG TAAATACAACGAAGTCGAAGTTGAGATATCCCCTACGATCGGCGGTCAAATCGAAGGCGGAGAAGGTGCCAGTGGCTGAATCTGCGAATTCTTCTGCCAGTAGGAG gggAAGAACTGAAGCACCTACAAGTAAAAGTGTGAGTGTTCTTGATCTGTCAGGCAAGGAAAAAGCTGGTAAGCCACCTAGAAGGCTCTCTGTTCCTGCTAAGTCAACAGTGGGTTCAGTTCCAAAAGCAGTTGGCAACATCACTCCAATTTCCGAGACCAGAGCTAAGCGATCGGTTAACGCACAGGGGAGAAGTGAAACTCCTCTATCAGATGTTTCCAGAGCATCaagccgaaaaaggtttagtgCTCTGTCATCAGCATCATATTGGCTTTCGCAGATTAAACTATCCGAATCTGCTGCTAAGCACTCAGTTTCACTGGGGTTTTTCAAACTTGCCTTGGAAGCTGGATGTGAG CCTCTTCAGAGAATGCGAGATGAACTCAAATCTTATGCTCGCCGTCATAACCTGGGTGTACTGGGAGAAACTGTTAAAGAATTATTTGAGAGCTATAATATAACAGAAACTTCAGAGCAATTGCAAGTTTCTGAAGCCTTTTCACAGGTGCCTGAAGAGGGAACTCGTTCATCTGATGATGAGGTTCATAGCTCTTCTTCTACAGACAGAACAAGGAAACTAAAACCCAAGTCCTTGAACACTGATGCTACTCAAGTTTCCACCGTCCCTGTATCATCCAAAAAGGAGGCTACCACAAAGAAAAATCCTGCAACCGGTATCAGGGCATCTTTGAGTAGGAATTCTGGAAATACTAGATCAGTTCCAGAAACAGGAAATGCGAAGACACAGAAGAAACCACAGAAGCCTACTAAGGGGAAGGACAGTAATAAACAGAGAAAGAAGTCTACTGAGGAAGAAG GTACAGTTAGCCCAGCACTTTCAGAGGATAAAGTTGAAGGGAACAAAGAAAATATG TGCAGGATTCGACGCCAGTGGAAGATATCTGTGTCTGACTGA